TCTGCTGAGGGAGTAAAAGCGGGGCGGTGCTGAGGCCAGCCTGCTGGCGTAATAAAAAACGGGGCGGCACTGAGGCCGCCCCTGAAGCGTTATTTCAGAAGGGTAAAGGCGGTGGTGACATGCTTCACCCCGCTCACCCGGCTGGCGATATCCGCCGCCGCGGTCGCTTCCGACGGCGTTACCAGGCCCAGCAGGAACACTTCGCCGTTCTCGGTGGTCACCTTCACGTTGGAGGATTTCACCTGATCGCTGCCCAGCAACTGCGAGCGCACTTTGGTGGTGATCCAGGTATCGGACGACGCGGTGCCCAGCGTCACTTTCGGCCCCTGACGAATTTCGTTATAGACCTCCGTCGCGCCATCCACGCCTACCGCGATCTGCTTCGCGCGCTCCGCCACTTCGCTGCTCGGTGCCTGGCCGGTCAGCAGGACTTTGCCCTGATAAGCGGTCGCGACGATATGCGCGTCGTTTTTAATCTGCTGATCTTTCGCCAGCGCGTTGCTGACGCGCAGCTCCAGCGTGCCGTCATCCACCTGCGTGCCGACGGTGCGCGGATCGGTCGCCGTCTTGGTCGCGACAGCCGCGCTGCCGACTACCACGGCGGCGCAGCCCTGTAATACCAGGGCGGCAAGAATCACTGCCAGTGCCGATAATGCTTTCATTGCATCTCCTTATTTATTCCTGGTGTGGAAACAGAGTGTTATCAATCAAATCACACAGGCAATTCACGGTCAGCATATGCATCTCATGAATCCTGGCGCTTCTGTGTGATGGAATGCGAATCTCCACATCCTGCGGTCCCAGCAGACCAGCCAGTTCGCCACCGTCATAGCCGGTCAGGGCGATGATAGTCATATCGCGTGTGACCGCCGCCTCAACCGCCTTCACGATATCCCGGCTGTTGCCGCGGGTTGAAATCGCCATCAGCACATCGCCGGTCTGTCCCAGCGCACGCACCTGCTTGGCGTAGACTTCGTTGTGCAGCCGGTCGTTGCCGATCGCGGTCAGCAATACGTTATCCGCGCTCAGCGCCAGCGCTGGCAGGCTGGGACGCTCCGCTTCGTAACGGTTAATCATGCTGGCGGCGAAATGCTGCGCGTTGGCCGCCGACGTGCCGTTGCCGCAGCAGAGGATCTTGTTGCCGTTCAGCAATGATTGCACCATGGTGATCGCCGCGCGGGAAATCGCGTCGGGCA
This DNA window, taken from Mixta gaviniae, encodes the following:
- the diaA gene encoding DnaA initiator-associating protein DiaA, which codes for MLERIKACFTESIQTQIAAAEALPDAISRAAITMVQSLLNGNKILCCGNGTSAANAQHFAASMINRYEAERPSLPALALSADNVLLTAIGNDRLHNEVYAKQVRALGQTGDVLMAISTRGNSRDIVKAVEAAVTRDMTIIALTGYDGGELAGLLGPQDVEIRIPSHRSARIHEMHMLTVNCLCDLIDNTLFPHQE
- the dolP gene encoding division/outer membrane stress-associated lipid-binding lipoprotein, which translates into the protein MKALSALAVILAALVLQGCAAVVVGSAAVATKTATDPRTVGTQVDDGTLELRVSNALAKDQQIKNDAHIVATAYQGKVLLTGQAPSSEVAERAKQIAVGVDGATEVYNEIRQGPKVTLGTASSDTWITTKVRSQLLGSDQVKSSNVKVTTENGEVFLLGLVTPSEATAAADIASRVSGVKHVTTAFTLLK